Sequence from the Nymphaea colorata isolate Beijing-Zhang1983 chromosome 9, ASM883128v2, whole genome shotgun sequence genome:
GAAAGTTTTTAGCATGAAATATTTCCACTAATGAAACAAGTTGTCTTATAAATTGCCATCTTAAAATGAAATGCTACAACAAAAAAGTGTTTCTGTATCGGCTGTTGCATAGGAAGAAAATTATAGCTTTCATAAATACATGTATCTATAATTTACACATGCTTCAAGAACACTATATTTTTGCTGTCAGACATGGGGTGATTAATACGTCTAGCATTTGCTTGTCGTATTTAAAAACAATGTCCTCAATTATGCGAAGTTTTTCGAAAGAACATAACGTTCTTGGACTATATGTTCTAGGAATACAATGgtcttcatatatatttatcatcATCATAAGGAAATTAGGAGGAAAGCCTTCTCTCAAACTCCAATTCTCTGTTTGGCTTAATTTTATAACACTTTGCTTTATGGCAAACATACTGAGGATTGGACACATCTCATTCTGAAATTATGTGTTGGAAATCTATACTCTCCTAACTGTATTTTCTTTCCCAAAGCGTACTCCTTCCTGCTCATCCTTCTTCCCCTAAAGAGGTTACAAAACTGCTAAATTTTTATGTAGCCTGAATTCGATCTGACTCTGAACCATCCACTTCGCAAGTTACTTTTAGAACATCAGTATACGTGCATGAAGAAATGGCCTTCAAAATTACActgaaaaataatgcaaaataaGAATGAAGGGtactcatttttatttttgatcaTGTTGGTCTGCTCTCATAAAGTAGAGAAATTGCATTACTCGAAAGAAAATTGTGCGCGTAATTTATCAGTCGGATATCTTTCCCTCATCATATAATTAGATCAAACTTGGAATTATCTAGATATGAAGTTGGATCATTGAACCGGATGTAGATTCATATGCGGATGAGATGCAATAATTTGTCTTCCGCCCTGTCATGAAATAAGGACTCATTAATGATTTCTTTGAAAACTGGTTCTACCATCCcaacacaaaattcaaaagtGGGTTGAGCTTCAAATTATTGGATCATGTCAGATATGGCTTCCGTTTGTGACCTAGGCTCAATTCAgaaatggatttggatctgcCACGATTCAGACATGTGGTGTCTGTTTCGCCAATATGGGCGTTACCTGTTGATGCATCTAAACGTCCAGGGATCTCTGTCGATGCGATCCACATTCAATTCAGTTGGGTACCGAACTAGCTAGCTTCATACATGAGCTTAGCTCACATATGCTTAGTTGACCCTAGCTAGTGCTGAGTTCATCAACTACGCATTTAAATCCACAGGTTCAAGCCATTGGTAAGAGAGCTTGGTCAACACTTCATTTCAGCAGATACATTAAAAAAGAAGTTGCAATACGTAGAGAGACCTCGAAGGCTTAGTGTGAGACTGcccttgagagagagagagagagagagaccatggAGTATGCTGAAATGTTGTTCATTTGATACATTTAAAATTTAGTAATTTGTACACCTAGTTGGGCATAAGGTTGACTTAAAAATATTATTGGACGACGGCACTTACTTTTGGCTGAGATAAGTCGAGCAGACACGAATTTATATTGTATTGGGCAGGCAACTGCACTAATCCTGTTTGTACTCCGGCTGGTGCCTACACAAGCCCACATGTAGCTCTAAAACtgctatataaaaatttgatgtGTGTTGCAGGTATTTTGGTTGTGACTTGTGAGGCCAAGGTAATTATGAAAAGGCTTTCCTCAAGGGAATTATGCCTTTTACTTTAGGTGTTTGAATGAGCTGTGAATTCATTTCTATTTCTTGAAAAACCTATATTATCGAGTGCCGCCGAATGttgaaaattatgttttctcatatatatatatatatatatcatctgaCATGGGATTGAGGAGATTCTGGCGATCTTTTTTATTGACTTTTTGCTATTCTCAAACGTTCCAACTGGCGAAGGCAGAataactttcttttttgttcctgGAAACTCTCCGGAAATTCCATTTCACAGGtcaactggaaaaaaaaaataaacaaaaatatgaagCCTAAACTCAAGAACTAGAATGCAGTGACCCGCTCCCCCTTTGATTAAGACCATGATGCTTAAGCAGATTATTTAATTGCTAGATGTCTTTGTCCCTTTGATTAGGACCATTCAGTTTAGAAGACAGATAAATGGGCGCAAGATCATGCTTGATTTGAGAGGGCATCTAGACAGGCAGgtcatatatgtataatattcCGTTAATGGACACCGTTCTCCTACACAGGTCAAGGACGGACACCTACTGGGTCTTACTGTTTCTCTTTAGACTTTCAAAAGAATATGTCCATGTTCGTCCCCACAAAGCTTTCGTGTCTCGTTGCTGTCAAGAATTTGATTGAACTTGTGAACCATTTTGGGTAGTGatagtggccatgagccctaCCCACTAGTAACTGTAagggggcccacttgcagttacgagcttTAATGTTCACCTAAAATCTTTCACTCACTTAACTGTTGTTAGGGTTGGGAAAAACCTACTATATATTCCTAGCATATCCAGAGTTTGAGGAATATCTCTCTAACACATCAACCTGTGAGGCCCCTTGGAAGTAAACcccaaaaatctctctctctctagttttctttctctctctctctagttttctttctttcttcctggCAGAGTTGCTGGCCAAACTTGGGCGGAACCTAAAGTTCCTACATTTAACACCATGTACTTCATATTCTTCCGTGAGAGAAAGTACAGAGGGATATTGTTTCGcaattgttttccttttaaaatcaCCATTTATGTGCTCTCTGTAACTCTGTTCTCTGTACTCCATAACGcactttgtctttttcttttattcatgaCGGAAGCTGCCTTTACCAATCCTCGAAATTGTAGAATCCTGAGTTGCTGCGTATCGTCGAAGTTTCTGATATTACGAAAACATTGTGCGGACATTAATGGTAGAGTGAGGAAAGTACCCTTACATCTCTGGCCAGTTGGAATTTTTAACTCAGAAAAGTAACATCGCCGTGCGGTTTTTCCGGCAGAGGTCATGCATGACGCCGCAATGCTGTAGCACAAGAGAGGAATCGTTTTACAGAACGATGAAAAGATTCACACTGCATGCAATGAATCCGGGCGAAACAgtttctcatcttttttttttgtttccttttcataatAGAAAGATTAGCCCCAGGGCTTATAGCTAAACCGGCGGGCTGAGATCCGGTTCGACTTGCAGGGGGGGGCTTATGCTATTGTATCAATGAGATATGTGAAGTATGAAACATAAGGTCATTCCACCGCTTGGTTAtgagcaaaaggaaaaaggaaagagctTGATCTCTCATTTGAGCAGTAAGATAGAAAGACTGATttaaaataactaaaaagttagagaaaatgaaaacagaaaacttatataaatatcattttgctGGAGTCATATATATGACACGTATCGGCCGATTGTCCCCGAGACGTTTCAATGCTGACAACAGCAGATGACAATTCAAAGGGAAAAGACTGCGAACTTGTCAACTCCAAAGGTTGGTATCATCAGAAATGCAAGATCTGTAATAGTTGGCAAGTACTGACCAAATTGTCCGCAGAATTGACAAGCAGGATACAATATTAATTCAATACTATCGACGATGCAGTgattaaacacaaaaaaggaaaaaagaaaaggtcctGTTTATTGATCTGtctatttatttattccttGAAGTGTTATGTTAATTTAGGGGAACAAACAATCCCTGGACAGAACCCAATGTCGTAGTCTAAGATGGTAGGTGACCTCAACTAGCTGCGTAAGAACCTACACCAGCTAGGCAAGCccaatattttttctaaaattaatttgAACACGTGGCTTTTTGAGCTAcaatttttcaattaaattgATAAGTCCAATTAATGTCACTCTTGATATGCAaccaattgaattgaaaatatatatagtatCAACGCTAGCTGTTCCACTGAGTTTGTCTTCTTCTCAAGAGTACTTTAAAATGAGTTTGCTGCCCTTTCTTGTTCTCAACAAGTTGAAAGAGAAGCTAGTCATATATGTAATTGAACTATGACTGAAGAGGCCTACCAAGTACTCtatattaaaatcaatttaCCCTCATTGGAACAGAAAAATTAAGTGGTCTTACTGGGTGGTAATTAAGAGCTGACAATTAGCTAGGTTTGGATTACCATATGATGTAAGGAAGTACCAAAAAACGAATAAAAAGGAGAGATAATGAGATGGTCTCATTTCAATTTTATTCAGTGTGCTTTTCATAGTGTAGGAATTGATCTTGAGCATATTAGTACCTGAACATCTCTCAACGATTAAATTAACAGACGAGGGGCAAGTTTTCTTCGGTTCAAAGGTAcacaccttttcttttttttttttaaagggtatATTCATGTTTTGCATAAATGGTAATCTTTTTTTTAACCTTCTTTAGCTGTCTCCTCATAAAGAGGCTCTTTTTCGTTGGCCAATTCAGCAGCAAGTTAGTTTGTGGTATGACAATGGTaatgttttgttattatttcatgaatctatccaaaATATTGACATAAAACATTATAATACAATGTTTATCTCAATCTTTAAGGTAAATTTGTAGAATAATAAGAAACTGTTCcaattgccaaacaaccctttaCATATTCAATCTGTCTTGAAAAAGACCATAATCAAAATTTGGAGAACAGTTCGAGTTGATCAattaagattttatatatatatatatatatatatatatatatatatatatatatatatatataaagagagaaagagagatggggTTGGTAGATGTTCCCGAGGTACTGAGAAAGTTAACACCCAAGGTCTTTGTACTTCATTTAAAACCCAATTGTATGATTTTGACTTGTAAACAATGCGTACATAACCAGTTTTGGGCAAACATCACACATCGCATTCATACACCACGGAAATTTTACGCAGtgacacacactctctctctctgtctagaGAGAATTTTAGTTTATAAATAGCACCAACCGCCTATGTTTTACCACAACCCACAAAATGGGCAGGAAATCTGAGTCTGAGTCCCCCTCCCCCTTCCTGGCAAGGTTCCATGCAGACTTCTTTCGTGTCTCCATGGCCCTTGCGAGCCAAGCCGTCCTCTGGAGGACCCTCAGCTCCGGCTCCTTCTCCGATCCATGGCCTCCCATCTTCAACTCCATCATCGAGAAGTCCTTCTGGCTGCTGGCCGCTCTCGtcctctcctcttcctctctcaccTATCTCTTCAAGTCCATCTTCTACTTCCACATCGTCAAGGCCGAGTTCCTCGACCGGTGGAGAGTCAACTACCTCTTCGCCCCATGGATTGCCGCCATCTTGCTCCTCCAGTGCGTCCTTCCGTCCAAATACGACCGCTGGAGGGGCAGCAGCTTGGAGGATATCAAGTTCTTCAACTGGGGCCATCTGGACTCCCTCGTCTCCCGGGCCCTCTGCTGCGCCTTCACTCTGCCCATCCTGTTGCTGGAGCTCAAGCTCTACGGCCAGTGGTTCACCAAGGGCAAGCGCTTCCTCTCCACCGTCGCCAACCCCTCCACCCACCTGTCCCTCATCGGCAACTTCGTCGCCGCCCAGACCGCTGCCCGTCTCGCCTGGCTGGAACTCGGCCTCTTCCTCTTCGCCATAGGCATCATCCATTACGTGGTGGTGTTCGTGACTTTATACCAGCGTCTCCCTTGCAACGCCTCCTTTCCGGCGCAGCTGCGGCCGGCGTCCTTCTTATCAATCGCCGCCCCCAGCATGGCGTGCGTTGCATGGGAATCCGTCTCAGGCCAATTCGACTCCGGCTGCAAGATGCTGcacttcctctctcttttcctcttcaccTTGCTGGTAAGTTTTAACTTAACTATTACTTTTTCATCTTCGGATTTATTTCGCCGGAGATTGCGCACTCAGGCAAGCATCCTCGTCGGTTTGCTGCTGCAGGTTGTAAGGCCAACGCTGTTCGTGAAAGCGATGAAGAGGTTCAACTCTGCATGGTGGGCGTATGTCTTCCCCGTCACAATGCTTGCACTGTCGTCGGCTGAGTACGCAGGGGAGGTACACTCCGGCTTGGCTCATACAATCAGGAGGGTCATATCCATGATCTCACTGGCCATGACCATGGGCTTGATTTTACT
This genomic interval carries:
- the LOC116261244 gene encoding S-type anion channel SLAH1-like; amino-acid sequence: MALASQAVLWRTLSSGSFSDPWPPIFNSIIEKSFWLLAALVLSSSSLTYLFKSIFYFHIVKAEFLDRWRVNYLFAPWIAAILLLQCVLPSKYDRWRGSSLEDIKFFNWGHLDSLVSRALCCAFTLPILLLELKLYGQWFTKGKRFLSTVANPSTHLSLIGNFVAAQTAARLAWLELGLFLFAIGIIHYVVVFVTLYQRLPCNASFPAQLRPASFLSIAAPSMACVAWESVSGQFDSGCKMLHFLSLFLFTLLVVRPTLFVKAMKRFNSAWWAYVFPVTMLALSSAEYAGEVHSGLAHTIRRVISMISLAMTMGLILLTIVHRKAMFLNDYTLSISKTRVSPVASPSRTMEEHDSYPTLPL